The following coding sequences lie in one Nitrososphaera sp. genomic window:
- a CDS encoding aldo/keto reductase, protein MKYRRLGRSGLKVSEIGFGAWTIGLDWWGKKIDEEEGIKMLNRAFDLGINFYETADMYGKGRSEKLLAKAFEGRRGEVVYSTKWGYDMYNAEQIGHGELPQKHNPEFLDYALSQSMSRLQTDYVDVYSLHNPKMDAIQNDSLFAALDALVRDGKIKSHGVALGPAIGWKDEGLEAIRKRNITCLQTVYNILEQDPGRAFMSEASNCNDSVGIMVRVPDASGLLTGKVTAETKFDKNDHRSFRKREFILEAMEKIDHLRPIAENRNWTVPELAIKFILSQKQVSVVLPTMISIEEIELFCSYSDGSYLTHKELEQIERMYESNFYVQPRPEQQAVSPTG, encoded by the coding sequence ATGAAATACAGGAGACTTGGTCGAAGCGGCCTCAAGGTCAGCGAAATAGGCTTTGGCGCATGGACAATCGGCCTTGACTGGTGGGGCAAGAAGATTGACGAAGAGGAGGGCATCAAGATGCTCAACCGCGCATTTGACCTTGGCATCAACTTTTACGAGACTGCCGACATGTACGGCAAGGGCAGGAGCGAAAAGCTGCTTGCAAAGGCGTTTGAAGGCCGCCGAGGGGAAGTTGTCTATTCTACAAAATGGGGCTATGACATGTACAACGCCGAACAGATCGGCCACGGCGAACTGCCCCAAAAACACAACCCTGAATTTCTAGATTATGCGCTCTCTCAGAGCATGTCAAGGCTCCAGACCGATTATGTCGACGTCTACAGCCTGCATAATCCAAAGATGGATGCCATCCAGAATGACTCGCTGTTCGCTGCCCTCGACGCACTGGTAAGGGATGGCAAAATAAAAAGCCACGGTGTGGCACTTGGGCCCGCAATTGGCTGGAAGGACGAAGGTCTCGAGGCAATAAGGAAAAGAAACATCACATGCCTGCAAACTGTCTATAATATACTGGAGCAGGATCCGGGGAGGGCTTTCATGTCCGAAGCCTCAAATTGCAATGACAGCGTGGGGATAATGGTCCGCGTGCCGGATGCTTCAGGCCTCCTTACCGGCAAGGTTACTGCCGAGACCAAGTTTGACAAGAATGACCATCGCAGTTTCAGGAAGCGGGAGTTCATTCTGGAGGCAATGGAAAAAATTGACCACCTCCGGCCAATAGCAGAAAACAGGAACTGGACCGTTCCCGAGCTAGCCATCAAGTTCATTCTCTCGCAAAAGCAGGTTTCAGTCGTGCTGCCGACTATGATTAGCATCGAGGAAATAGAGCTATTCTGCTCCTACTCTGACGGGAGCTACCTGACTCACAAGGAGCTGGAGCAAATCGAGCGAATGTACGAAAGCAACTTTTACGTCCAACCCCGCCCTGAACAGCAGGCCGTATCCCCGACCGGCTAG
- a CDS encoding DUF1802 family protein has protein sequence MRVQALKEWAIVCRALGTGRQVVLLRKGGIMEYRQGFQVKHDRFLLYPTFEHQDANYIQGDYRHVFEAEFSGSQIPRSNHTTLEYYAEVAEVKEISDKSVLPALEPFHIWTESYVNARMEYNPSKPMSVLLLRIYRLASPVAVDPKPEWAGCKSWLPVDIELESAVPVMDEHDFSRVASKVRRVLSVPA, from the coding sequence ATGAGGGTACAGGCACTCAAGGAATGGGCCATAGTGTGCAGGGCCCTTGGAACCGGCCGGCAGGTTGTCCTGCTGCGCAAGGGAGGAATCATGGAATACCGACAGGGCTTTCAGGTAAAGCACGACAGGTTCCTGCTCTACCCGACATTCGAGCACCAAGATGCAAATTATATACAGGGCGACTATCGCCACGTTTTTGAAGCCGAGTTTTCTGGCAGCCAGATCCCCCGATCAAATCACACAACCCTTGAATATTATGCAGAGGTCGCCGAGGTTAAGGAGATTTCAGACAAATCCGTGCTCCCTGCTCTCGAGCCTTTTCACATCTGGACCGAAAGCTATGTTAACGCGAGGATGGAATATAACCCTAGCAAACCAATGAGCGTCTTGTTACTCCGCATTTACAGGCTGGCAAGTCCTGTTGCCGTCGATCCAAAGCCGGAGTGGGCCGGCTGCAAGTCCTGGCTTCCTGTTGATATTGAACTTGAAAGCGCAGTTCCGGTCATGGACGAGCACGACTTTTCAAGAGTAGCTTCTAAGGTGAGGCGGGTGTTATCAGTTCCGGCATGA
- a CDS encoding chlorite dismutase family protein translates to MSGEAGKVDKAAGAEASQFFLNFSFFKVDPKWRWLNEVGRDEAAKEFATLIEVANTKMKVRTYSTLGLRKDCDFMIWMISESVEKMQVLASKIYSTVLGKYVELAHVFLSASRPSAYSKRQIVPGFMTDELPMKYVVVYPFVKTREWYLLPFEERKKMMEEHITVGRKFPQVRLNTTYSFGLDDQDFMLAFETQDLRAFQDLIMQLRETQVSRHVVRDTPMIVCVYKPIEDIIKSLA, encoded by the coding sequence ATGTCTGGCGAGGCAGGCAAGGTTGACAAGGCAGCAGGCGCCGAGGCATCGCAATTCTTTCTGAATTTTTCGTTCTTCAAGGTTGACCCTAAGTGGAGGTGGCTAAACGAAGTTGGGAGGGACGAGGCGGCTAAAGAGTTTGCCACGCTAATCGAGGTCGCAAATACCAAAATGAAGGTGAGGACCTACTCGACGCTGGGACTTCGCAAGGACTGCGACTTTATGATCTGGATGATATCCGAGTCGGTAGAAAAAATGCAGGTCCTTGCATCGAAAATCTATTCGACTGTTCTTGGCAAGTACGTCGAGCTGGCCCATGTTTTTCTTTCGGCATCGCGCCCCTCGGCCTACTCGAAGAGGCAGATTGTCCCCGGCTTTATGACAGACGAGTTGCCAATGAAGTACGTCGTTGTCTATCCTTTCGTCAAGACACGGGAATGGTACCTTCTCCCCTTTGAGGAGCGAAAGAAAATGATGGAAGAGCACATTACCGTGGGCCGGAAATTCCCGCAGGTAAGGCTCAACACGACGTATTCGTTTGGCCTTGACGATCAAGACTTTATGCTTGCCTTTGAGACTCAGGACCTGAGGGCCTTTCAGGACCTTATCATGCAGCTTCGGGAGACACAGGTAAGCCGTCACGTGGTGAGGGACACTCCCATGATTGTCTGCGTTTATAAGCCAATCGAGGACATCATCAAGAGTCTGGCATGA
- the sufC gene encoding Fe-S cluster assembly ATPase SufC, whose amino-acid sequence MAFLEVKDLRVNIDDKEILTGLNLSIDRGEVHAIMGPNGSGKSTLANAILGHPKYRITGGDILVKGESIKDLSTDLRARKGIFLGFQYPTEISGVGYSHFLRNAYNTLNKSLSEDQNREVFLTVREFHEYVKKNLAAVGLDQSFLGRYLNEGFSGGEKKRSEVMQMLVLKPHIAILDEPDSGLDIDAVKAVAEAINKLIEAGAGILVITHYARILRYLKKLDYVHVVAKGKVIKSGGKELSEELETKGYGWLGLEDT is encoded by the coding sequence ATGGCGTTTCTCGAAGTCAAGGATTTGCGGGTAAATATCGACGATAAGGAGATTCTCACGGGGCTCAACTTGTCAATAGACAGGGGCGAAGTCCACGCCATCATGGGTCCCAACGGCTCCGGCAAGAGCACGCTTGCCAATGCAATCCTCGGGCACCCAAAGTACAGGATAACAGGCGGCGACATCCTCGTCAAAGGCGAGAGCATCAAGGACCTCTCGACTGACCTTCGGGCGAGGAAGGGCATTTTCCTTGGATTTCAGTACCCGACGGAAATATCAGGCGTCGGCTACAGCCACTTTCTGCGCAACGCCTACAACACTTTAAACAAATCTCTTTCTGAAGATCAGAACCGCGAAGTGTTTCTCACCGTGAGGGAATTTCACGAATACGTGAAGAAGAACCTTGCCGCCGTAGGGCTTGACCAGTCGTTCCTGGGAAGGTACCTGAACGAAGGGTTTTCAGGCGGCGAGAAAAAGAGGTCGGAGGTTATGCAGATGCTGGTGCTCAAACCTCACATTGCCATTCTTGACGAGCCGGACTCCGGTCTTGACATCGACGCGGTCAAGGCTGTCGCCGAGGCTATTAACAAGCTCATAGAGGCCGGCGCCGGGATCCTCGTTATAACCCACTACGCTCGAATTCTCCGATACCTGAAAAAGCTCGACTATGTCCACGTCGTGGCCAAAGGCAAGGTAATCAAGTCAGGAGGAAAAGAGCTTTCCGAGGAACTGGAAACCAAGGGCTACGGATGGCTCGGCCTCGAGGACACGTAG
- a CDS encoding GNAT family N-acetyltransferase: protein MRLGRSEGVLVRPLERSELDEADRITRLAFGTFLGMPDPMKFMGDADFVRTRFETNPEGALAAEVNGRLVGSNFLLDWGSVGIFGPLTIHPDYWQKGIAQALLDRTLAIFEKWGTRHVGLFTFAQSSKHVHLYQKYGFWPRFLVAIMSKDLAAGDPGRLSGNSSVVMYSELSDDEKMASTKMCAEMTNQLFSGLDLRREIAAVHKQELGDTLLLRSREGRVLAMAICHLGPGTEAGGGNCYVKFGAVSPVQESDTVFTDLIAACERFAKSRGINRLTAGANTARHNSYKKMIELGFKTDMHGVAMDRPNEPAYNRPEVYALDDWR from the coding sequence ATGAGACTTGGTCGATCTGAAGGCGTATTAGTCAGGCCGCTTGAGAGGTCCGAATTGGACGAGGCCGACAGGATAACCAGACTGGCCTTTGGGACGTTTCTTGGGATGCCGGATCCCATGAAATTCATGGGAGACGCGGATTTTGTAAGAACCAGGTTTGAGACAAACCCGGAAGGAGCACTTGCAGCTGAAGTAAACGGCAGGCTCGTGGGCTCGAACTTTTTGCTCGACTGGGGAAGCGTGGGAATTTTCGGGCCTCTCACAATCCACCCTGACTACTGGCAGAAGGGTATCGCCCAAGCGCTGCTCGACAGGACCTTGGCTATATTCGAAAAGTGGGGTACGCGCCACGTGGGGCTATTTACATTCGCCCAGAGTTCAAAGCATGTCCACCTCTACCAGAAATACGGTTTTTGGCCGCGTTTTCTCGTCGCAATCATGTCCAAAGATCTTGCCGCGGGCGATCCAGGCAGATTAAGTGGCAACTCTAGTGTCGTCATGTATTCAGAACTTTCAGACGACGAAAAGATGGCGTCAACTAAAATGTGCGCTGAAATGACTAACCAGCTTTTTTCTGGCCTTGACCTTCGCAGGGAAATTGCGGCGGTGCACAAACAAGAGCTCGGCGACACCCTGCTGCTAAGGTCAAGGGAAGGACGGGTTCTGGCAATGGCAATTTGCCATCTGGGGCCGGGCACCGAGGCCGGCGGCGGAAACTGCTACGTAAAGTTTGGCGCCGTCAGCCCAGTGCAAGAATCTGACACGGTATTTACCGACTTGATTGCCGCGTGCGAGCGTTTTGCCAAGTCAAGAGGAATTAACCGACTGACAGCCGGTGCAAACACTGCCCGGCATAACTCATACAAGAAAATGATCGAGCTTGGATTCAAGACCGACATGCATGGTGTGGCGATGGACAGGCCAAATGAGCCTGCATACAACAGACCTGAAGTCTATGCCCTCGATGACTGGCGATGA
- a CDS encoding family 16 glycoside hydrolase, with protein sequence MTPPYSVIPGLLNQASAISQSPTDTTLPNLSITSPVGGAKVSSGALLVQGTAQDVGSGINRVEVRLNDTAYRLATPRAAGDWSTWSVSIDLSSLAVGHYRILARATDNAGNQNWSEVYVTYSLYDSFPSTYTLTPTYTSPNGKWYGVWNGAGAFGVTPIGGKNVYFENTNPVTQSSQSQSALTLSTQTFKNFELSLDVSTNKQTRLYSSPNNWEVAWIFWHYNDNTHFKYFLVKTDGSESGKYDGGVNPTDQKILQTSTTPRATIGGGMHWDITVQGSHVVIIVNGVKVFDFYDTSTYSSGTIGLYAEDSQVTFSNVNITPL encoded by the coding sequence TTGACACCGCCCTATTCTGTGATTCCCGGACTTTTGAATCAGGCCTCGGCGATCTCGCAATCTCCAACCGATACGACTCTTCCAAACCTATCCATAACAAGTCCGGTGGGGGGTGCGAAGGTCAGCTCCGGCGCGCTGCTAGTGCAGGGCACCGCGCAAGACGTTGGAAGCGGCATAAACCGAGTCGAAGTGAGGTTGAACGACACTGCATATCGTCTGGCTACACCCCGCGCTGCGGGCGACTGGTCTACATGGTCTGTCTCGATTGACCTGAGTTCGCTGGCGGTGGGACACTATAGAATTCTGGCAAGGGCAACTGATAACGCTGGAAACCAGAACTGGTCCGAGGTCTACGTTACCTATTCCCTCTATGACAGCTTTCCCTCTACCTATACCCTGACGCCTACCTATACCAGTCCAAACGGTAAGTGGTATGGCGTCTGGAATGGAGCCGGAGCATTTGGAGTGACGCCGATTGGCGGCAAGAACGTATATTTTGAGAACACAAATCCTGTGACTCAAAGCTCGCAATCGCAATCAGCCCTCACACTTTCGACGCAAACATTCAAGAACTTTGAACTGTCGCTTGATGTTTCTACCAACAAGCAGACCCGGCTCTACAGTTCCCCTAACAACTGGGAGGTAGCCTGGATATTCTGGCATTACAATGACAACACGCACTTCAAGTACTTTCTCGTAAAGACCGATGGTTCTGAATCCGGCAAGTACGACGGAGGTGTAAATCCCACTGACCAGAAAATACTCCAGACCTCTACAACCCCCAGAGCTACAATTGGCGGAGGAATGCACTGGGACATTACGGTTCAGGGCAGCCACGTGGTGATCATTGTCAACGGTGTCAAGGTGTTTGACTTTTACGATACGTCGACATACAGCAGCGGGACCATCGGACTTTATGCAGAGGATTCACAGGTGACTTTTAGCAACGTAAACATCACGCCTCTGTAG
- the hflX gene encoding GTPase HflX, whose product MKPIILVTYPDDFAMEEATSLVESADRTVLKVYTQKYLNHSKYGIGAGKAEEITEFVQESKAEQVIVDEHLTSKQIHNLEKLTGVQVIDRERLILDIFYSRATTNEAKLQIQLAEVQYEMPRVREMAKLLSGDERPGKGGSGEYTVDVKFRDLKRRMGFIRAKLREAESKRQLYQQQRARTGTPIVSLVGYTSAGKTTLFNLLTQEQKETSASLFTTLSTTTRSAKLDEQTGVLMTDTVGFISRLPTYMIDAFKSTLEESLHADLILLLVDCSENLDEIRIKYHSCLNVLKELHADESKIQVVLTKQDRAENQPADQVASMLGLQDPVILSSKSGYGLRKLKNTIRERLKAVRQ is encoded by the coding sequence ATGAAACCGATAATTCTAGTGACCTATCCCGACGATTTTGCCATGGAGGAGGCAACCAGCCTGGTCGAATCTGCAGACAGGACCGTGCTCAAGGTTTACACCCAGAAATACCTTAACCATTCAAAGTACGGAATCGGGGCGGGCAAGGCCGAGGAAATCACCGAGTTTGTGCAGGAATCAAAGGCCGAACAGGTGATCGTTGACGAACACCTGACATCAAAGCAAATTCACAACCTGGAAAAATTGACAGGAGTGCAGGTCATTGACAGGGAGCGACTGATACTTGACATTTTTTACTCCCGGGCAACAACGAACGAGGCGAAATTGCAGATTCAGCTGGCCGAGGTTCAGTACGAGATGCCGCGCGTAAGGGAGATGGCCAAGCTTCTAAGTGGCGACGAGAGGCCCGGCAAAGGCGGCAGCGGCGAGTACACAGTGGACGTCAAGTTCCGCGACCTGAAAAGAAGGATGGGGTTTATCAGGGCAAAATTAAGGGAAGCAGAGAGCAAGCGGCAGCTTTACCAGCAGCAGAGAGCAAGGACGGGGACGCCCATCGTTTCGCTGGTTGGATACACAAGCGCCGGCAAGACCACGCTTTTCAACCTGCTGACGCAGGAACAAAAGGAAACTTCGGCCAGCCTTTTTACGACGCTCTCGACAACCACCAGATCTGCAAAGCTTGACGAGCAGACCGGCGTGCTTATGACTGACACGGTGGGTTTTATCAGCAGGCTCCCGACGTACATGATAGACGCTTTCAAGTCGACGCTTGAAGAGTCGCTTCATGCAGACCTTATCCTGCTGCTCGTCGATTGTTCAGAAAATCTGGATGAAATCCGGATCAAGTACCACAGCTGCCTAAACGTGCTAAAGGAGCTGCATGCCGACGAATCCAAAATCCAGGTAGTGCTGACCAAGCAGGATCGTGCTGAGAATCAGCCCGCGGATCAGGTCGCCAGTATGCTCGGCCTTCAGGATCCCGTCATCCTTTCGTCCAAATCCGGCTATGGGCTTCGAAAGCTAAAAAATACAATTCGAGAGCGCCTGAAGGCAGTTCGTCAGTAG